A single region of the Sciurus carolinensis chromosome 16, mSciCar1.2, whole genome shotgun sequence genome encodes:
- the Nup62 gene encoding nuclear pore glycoprotein p62: MSGFNFGGTGAPTGGFTFGTAKTVTTTPTTGFSFSASGTGGFNFGTSSQPATTTPSTGLFSLTTQAPATQTSGFSFGTTPSSGGTGFSLGINAPKLNLSNTTATPATVNPSGFWLGSSTLTNAISSTVTSSQGAAPTGFVFGSSTTSAAPNTTSGGFSFTGGSTSQTGTSGFNIGSVGSSAQPTALTGLPFTPATPATTGAGTTQPAAPTPTAATTSVGPTLFASIAAAPTSSTTTGLSLCAPATTAGAPGAGMLGFSLKAPGAASGASTATSSTTTTTTTTTTGFALSLKPLVPSGIPSNAAAAVTAPPGTSTAAGAATCPVMTYAQLESLINKWSLELEDQERHFLQQATQVNAWDRTLIENGEKITSLHREVEKVKLDQKRLDQELDFILSQQKELEDLLSPLEESVKEQSGTIYLQHADEEREKTYKLAENIDAQLKRMAQDLKDIIEHLNTSGGPADTSDPLQQICKILNAHMDSLQWIDQNSALLQRKVEEVTKVCEGRRKEQERSFRITFD, translated from the coding sequence ATGAGCGGGTTTAATTTTGGAGGCACTGGGGCTCCTACAGGAGGGTTCACGTTTGGCACTGCAAAGACAGTAACAACCACCCCTACAACGgggttttctttctctgcttcggGCACTGGAGGGTTTAACTTTGGGACTTCCTCACAGCCAGCTACAACCACCCCTTCAACTGGCCTGTTCTCACTCACTACCCAAGCTCCAGCAACACAGACCTCAGGGTTCAGTTTTGGAACAACTCCTTCCTCTGGAGGTACTGGCTTTTCCTTAGGAATCAATGCTCCAAAGCTAAATTTGAGCAACACAACTGCCACCCCAGCCACAGTGAACCCCAGTGGCTTTTGGCTTGGCAGCAGCACCCTTACCAATGCCATATCGAGCACCGTCACCTCCAGCCAGGGGGCAGCACCCACTGGCTTTGTGTTTGGCTCTTCTACCACCTCTGCAGCCCCAAACACCACATCTGGAGGGTTCTCCTTCACCGGTGGAAGTACGTCCCAGACTGGGACCTCTGGTTTCAACATTGGCTCCGTGGGCAGTTCTGCCCAGCCCACAGCACTTACTGGATTACCCTTCACTCCAGCAACACCAGCAACCACTGGAGCAGGGACCACACAGCCGGCCGCTCCCACAcccactgctgccaccaccagCGTGGGGCCTACCCTCTTTGCCTCAATAGCAGCTGCTCCGACCTCATCCACCACCACAGGGCTCTCCCTCTGTGCCCCAGCAACCACTGCTGGAGCTCCTGGAGCTGGTATGCTGGGGTTTAGCTTAAAAGCCCCTGGAGCAGCTTCTGGTGCCTCCACAGCAAcatcctccaccaccaccaccaccaccaccaccactactggCTTTGCCTTGAGTTTAAAACCACTGGTGCCAAGTGGGATCCCCAGCAATGCAGCAGCTGCTGTGACAGCTCCACCTGGCACCAGTACAGCTGCTGGAGCAGCCACCTGTCCCGTGATGACCTATGCGCAACTGGAAAGCCTGATCAACAAGTGGAGCCTGGAGTTGGAAGACCAGGAGCGGCATTTCCTCCAGCAGGCCACCCAGGTCAACGCCTGGGACCGTACACTGATTGAGAATGGGGAGAAGATCACCAGCCTGCACCGTGAGGTAGAGAAGGTGAAGCTGGACCAGAAGCGGCTGGACCAAGAGCTTGACTTCATCCTGTCCCAACAGAAGGAGCTGGAAGACCTGCTGAGCCCACTGGAGGAGTCAGTCAAGGAGCAGAGCGGGACCATCTACCTGCAGCATGCTGACGAGGAGCGCGAGAAGACCTACAAGCTGGCTGAGAATATTGACGCACAGCTGAAGCGCATGGCCCAGGACCTGAAGGACATCATCGAGCACCTGAACACATCTGGAGGCCCCGCTGACACCAGTGACCCTCTACAGCAGATCTGCAAGATCCTCAATGCGCACATGGACTCTCTGCAGTGGATTGACCAGAATTCAGCCCTGCTACAGAGGAAGGTAGAAGAAGTGACCAAAGTGTGTGAAGGACGTCGCAAGGAGCAGGAGCGCAGCTTCCGAATCACCTTCGACTGA